The window CTATATGATCGGCCACTCGCATCACCAATTTGCTGCCCAGGCTGCTTCCGGCAAAAAGCTGGTGAATACCGGCAGTGTTGGCCAGAACAGAAAGTACATCAATGTGATCAACTATGTGGTTTATGATACCGAGCGGAATACGGTAGCGCTGGAGTCGCTTATTTACGATGTAGACCTGGTGATTAATAAAATGAAAGAGGAGGATTACCCCCCGATTTGTCTGGACTATTATCAGCAAAAGAAACGAGTATGAATGATAAAATATGGCTTTCATCCCCTCATATGGGAGAGAATGAGTTAAAGAACATAAAAGAAGCTTTTCACGACAACTGGATTGCACCCCTGGGGCCGCATGTAAACGGTTTTGAGCAGGACATTGCTGATTATCTAGGGGAGGGGGTTTATGCAGCAGCACTTAGCTCAGGCACGGCTGCTTTGCATCTGGCCCTTGTCATCCTGGGTGTAGAGGCTGGAGATGAGGTACTCTGTCAATCACTGACTTTTTCTGCTTCTGCCAATCCTATTGCTTACCAGGGCGCAACGCCAATATTTGTGGATAGCGAAGAAAAAAGCTGGAACATATCTCCCGAGCACTTGGAGTTTGCCATCAAGGATCGTATACAGAAGGGCAAAAAACCAAAAGCCATCATTGTGGTACACCTGTATGGCATGCCGGCCCAGATGGATCGGATTATGGAGATAGCAGATAAATTTGAAATACCTGTGGTAGAAGATGCTGCCGAGGCTTTAGGGGCTTCATTCAAAGGCAGAAAACTCGGTACCTTTGGTGCCATAAGCATCCTGTCTTTTAATGGAAATAAAATTATCACCACCTCAGGTGGCGGTGCTTTGGTGTCTCAGCATGAAAGATATGTGATGAGAGCACGTTTTCTGGCAACCCAGGCCAGGGATGCAGCACCACACTACCAGCATTCGAACATTGGATACAACTACAGGATGAGCAATATCTGCGCAGGGATTGGCCGTGGACAGATGGATGTGCTCGAGGAACGCGTTGCAAAAAGGCGCAGCAACTATGCCTTTTATAAAATTTCTCTCTCTGGCTATGATTCCATCCATTTTCTGGAGGAGCCTGGCGAAGAATACTTTTCCAACAGATGGCTCACCACAATACTTGTTGATGAAACAGGCGGTTTTAGCAGGGAAGATCTTAGATTAGGTTTGGAGAAAGACAACATTGAATCCAGGCCCCTGTGGAAGCCCATGCACCTGCAGCCTGTATTTGAAAAATTTCCTTTCTATGGCGGCGGCACCAGCGACAGACTTTTTGAAAAAGGGCTATGCCTCCCATCGGGTTCTAACTTAAGTGATGAGAACCTGAAGCGGGTAGTACAGCAGATTCGTGCTGTCATTCAGGCATCTATTTAATAGATCATCTATGTCTTAATCAATTCTTTGTGAAGAAGCCTCAGCTGTTATAGCAATGTTAAACTTCCTGCCTTTAACTAAGTTATGAAATGTAAAATTTCACAAACATAAGCTGTTTTGCGCCACTTTAACATTTATAAATTGAAAAGATATTAATTTATTAATATAGAACGGGGCAGTTGATTTCAGGCTAATGAAATGTTGAGTTAGATGACCAAAGCTTTACACTAACCTGCAGGCTGGTTCATTTTAATGTATTATACCAGTATCAAAAAATGCCATCACCCATAATGAGTGATGGCATTTTTTGATACTGGAAAACAAGGAAAGTTGTATTGCAAAACTGTATATACCTGCCTTACTGAATACGTTCTACTTTCAGTTTGTCGCAGGCGCTGGTAATACATTCGCCTGTTTTCAGATCAAAGTCGTAATGGTGGGCAAGGCATCTGAAAATGCCCCCAGGCAATACTTCACCCGAGGTCAAGAAGTCATTTCCGGCGTGTGGGCAATACCTTGAAACGGAATAGGTTTTACCATCAGAATGAATGGTTATTCTTTCATCCGACATAGGTGTGGTTTCAAATTTCATTACCTCATCCAGAGCCTCTTGGTCGGCAAATTTCAGAAGACCCAGTAAGTGATCATTGTAGATGTCAGGATTTCTTCTGGCTTTAAACCTTAGCGACAGGAAGAAATCCTCCCATGGAACATCTCTTGCCAGAATAGGAGGCAACCAGCGAGATTCAAAAGAATAAATGTAACCGCAATCTTCAACCCCTTTGCCTACACCTTCTTTACCTTCTCTGAAATCCACATGCCAGTCTCCTCCGCCCTGACCTGTTATTTCAAAACCAACCTTCATATTGATCTTTTCATTGAAATAGGGGCTCATGGCCAGTAACTCCTCGAAGTATGCCTTGAAAGGTTCCCACTGAGACTCCTCAGGAAAAGGATGACGATCGTATACCTGCTGGATTCGATCTATTCGTCTTTCCTGGTATTTTTTTAGATAATCCAAACGCGAATCCTCAAGCGTCTCCCAGTGAGGATCTCCAATTTTCTGTTCTGCGGCCGCATCCCAGGTATCCCCGGGCAACAAAACTTCTATGTTTGTGAAGTTTTTACTCTCCAGATACTCTGCCACCTGAAACTGGTCCGGGAATATTCCCTCTTCCATTTCTTCATTGATATCAAACAGGACCGGATCCAGAAAGCATGGAGGTCCGGCAAAAGGAAGCCCGATGACCGGCTCCACAATTTTCATGGTTTTATAGCAGTACGACATTTTTGCCGCTCTTTTCTGCCTTCTGAGCTTATCCATTTGCTCCTCATCGAAATCATACAGAATGGGAAACCAGGATGCACCAGAACCCTGAAAGGCAAAAGTATGGATAGTTCCGCCCACTTTTTGCTTGATGTCCCTTAACTGCATGGGGAAGAGGCGGGCATCGTTCATGTTTAGAAGTGTTTGCCCATTTGCCTGGATAATAATGGCAGAATCATGATTCATAGGTGGTTCTTTAACAAAAAAGACCTTTGTGCCGGGAGTAATCTCATAGGTATCCCACTCATTCACCTCAATAATTTCTCTTTTTCCCCCCTGCAGAATTTTCTGCTTCAGGATCTGAGATGGGTATTTGGGCACAATAACAGGAACTTCAGGATCTACCCTGGACAAAAACCATGGGTCACAATGATCTAAATGCTCATGAGAAATGATAATGGCAGTAGGTTTGAATAATTCCTGATCTGACAACAAATGGGAGTTATCAGGAAACTGGAACCAGGAAGCCTGGAAATTGCCTTCTGGCGATAACCAGGGATCCATTAGCAGCGTTGCATCCTCCGTCTGCACTTTTAATCCAGCATGTCCGATAGCTGTTATTTTCATAAGGTTTATAGATTGATAGTAAAAATTTATATTTCTCAATTCAGGGTATTAAGCTAACCGGCAAAAAAAGGTAAAGCCGCTAAGGCTGGAAAAGGTCCTACCTGCTATAAATATATCTGTATCTAAAAAAAGGTAATGATGTAAAGTTATTCCGGTAGGAGCAGACGTTATCTGACTTAGGCCTGAAGTTTTAAAAAATGTTGTTGCCTCCGGCTGTGCCTGACTGCCAGGCTATCTTACCCAATGTTTCTGCTTCCAGCTTACTGCCGGCATACATTGCAGCCCATTTTCCTGCCGGCATTCATTCAATTATTCATGTTATAATTTATCTCTAAAAGCTATGGCAGTACACAGGCCATACAGTGAGTACATAATTTTCATTTTGTATTTAGCAGCACTTAAGCTGCATCATCTATATAAACCTACTGTATACAGGATTGTTGGCGAAGTTGCCGGAGAGTTTGTGTGGTTGATGTTAATCTTACTGTTGCTGAAGCAGAAATTTTTTCTTCAGGCAGTTTGATGAATGACAAGTAAACTGCCTATATATAATTATGGTGGATGAGCCACAGTTAATCAACCATAATTATGGATAAAAAAATTATACAAACAGTAAAGTTACTTACTCCAATGGTTTTAAAACAAGGCAAAAATAACAAATGTTACGGACATGACTTAGCTTGAAGTTTGGTTTAGCTTATACTAAAAAATATATTTTGAAAATGACGGAACAAAGGCTTATCTAATCTAGTAAGATGCATACAGATGGTTTGTTCGCAGTACTTTGTACTGATGCTTAATATATTGATATCTAACGGTATAGGTACCCTGGCGGTGTAGTATTTCCTGGCAGTGAAGAATAGATTATACTTTATTAATAAAGCAATAAATTAACCAACAGTAAGACAACTTGTGCAGAGGATTAAATGGGGTAAGAGCAACACGTGGTAACTCTTTATGCCATGACACGTAACGAATAATAGATCAGAGGTGTCAATAACTATAGAGTTATAGTGAAGGAAATTTTCTTAAACACGATCATATATCAGGATTTGTAATGGAAAGTCTTAAGAAAAGTAAATCACCTCCGAAACTTAACATGATATAATATAGCTTTTGCCCCAACTGTAAAGACAAGGTTTTTTTAGCAAATTTTTTATGCGCTTAAGAGGCGTTTTTTTTCAACGTTAAAATCAATGAATAACCCGGTAAAATCTTTTTTACTTAATAAGGCCCTGCCCAGATGGATAGTGCTTTCCATAGACCAGCTAATTAATTGCACGGCCTTTGCATTTGCTTTTTTCCTCTTGTTTCGATTTGAATTTTCATTGATCCTAAGAGGTTACTTTTTTATATATGTAGGTTTATATTGTCTGATATCTTTGGGTGTATTTTTCCTGATGAGAATTCATACAGGCCTGATACGCTACTCCAGTTTATATGATGCTTACAGGATTTTTACTGCAGTGCTGGCATCTAATGTAGTTTATGCGGTGGTTGCTTTTTTCTGGGTAACTCCGGAATATCCGCTGGTAGCAGTCAATATATTATCCGTACTGCTGGTTAGTTTTTTCATCTCATCCTCGCTGCTAATCAAGCTGCGGATAGGTATCAAGTCGCTCTATCATTATATCAAGTACAACAGCCCGGATTCAGTGCAGGAAAAGGTGCTGATCTATGGATCAGATGGATTTTCTGTACTGGCTATGCAGGCACTTGAAACCAGTGGTATGGGACGCCTTACTGTAGTTGGTTTCATTGATACAGATTCCGATAAAGTTCACAAACATATACAGCAAAAATGTGTGTACCACACCAGTGAACTGGAAAAGCTAAAATACAAAAGACAAATTGATAAACTGGTGGCCTTTGATGAAGACCTTAAATCTGAGAATAAAAAACAAGTTTTTGAAAAATGCCTCGAATTAGGCATCAATGTAATCACCATTCCATCTCCGGATCAGTGGATGTCTGGACAGCTCAGCATGAACCAGATGAAGAATTTAAAAATCGAAGATCTGCTTCAGCGTTCACCAATCGTAATAGAAAATGAAAATATTGCAAGCGAACTGGCCGGTAAACGAATACTGATAACAGGGGCTGCCGGTTCCATTGGTTCTGAAATTGTCCGTCAGGTGCTTAATTACAATCCTGCCATGGTCGTATTGTGCGATCAGGCAGAAACACCTCTGCATGAACTCATGCTTGAAGTGGAAGAGGCTTTTCCTGATGCCAATCTGTATCCATTCGTAGGAGATATTCAGAACTTTAACAGGATGTACACCCTCTTTGACCAGTTCTCCCCACAGCTGGTGTACCATGCAGCTGCTTATAAGCATGTACCCATGATGGAGGGAAACCCTACAGAAGCAATTTTAACCAATGTTCAGGGTACCAAAAACCTGGCAGATCTGTCAATGACCTTCGATGTAGAAAAGTTTGTAATGATCTCTACCGATAAGGCAGTAAATCCAACAAACGTAATGGGTACTTCCAAACGCATTGCTGAGATATACGTACAGTCGCTGCAGCGCATGAACACAGGCCATGGTAAATCGAACAGTTCAGCGCCGCAAACAAAGTTTATCACCACACGCTTTGGAAATGTGCTGGGTTCCAATGGTTCTGTTATACCTCGTTTCAGGGCGCAGATAGAAAAGGGAGGTCCTGTTACAGTGACCCACCCCGATATCACCCGCTATTTCATGACAATACCAGAAGCGGTGCAGTTAGTACTGGAAGCGGGTACCATGGGTAAAGGCGGTGAGATATTCTGCTTTGATATGGGCGAGCCGGTAAAAATCGTAGACCTGGCCAGAAAGATGATCAAACTTTCAGGATACAAGCCTGATGTTGATATCAAGATCATATTTACAGGATTAAGGCCTGGTGAAAAGCTATATGAGGAACTACTGAGCAAGGAGGAGTCTACCGCACCCACCTACCACAAAAAAATACAGGTATCCAATGTTCGGGAGTATAACTATCATCAGGTATCAAAAGACATCAATGAGCTACTTTCATTAAACAGTGATGGCGATGATCTGAAAGTAGTGAAAAAGATGAAGCAGATCGTTCCTGAATTTATAAGCAAGAATTCTAAATATCAGCGTCTGGATGAATATTCACGTACTAATAAGTAACTAAAAAAACAATGTCTCATTACAAAAGTTGCTGAAGAAAGGAGTTTTTAAGGGAGGCTGAGTCTCTCAGGAGGGAAATTCAAGTAGGTGTTGAATAAGTAATAAGATTGATTTTCACTCTATCCCATTTATTATGAAATATAGATTATTTACTTTTTTTACTTTTTTGCTGTTTTCAGTAGGTACCATAGCCGAAGCTCAAATTGCGGGTGGAGACTTACTGACCGATGCCACCAGCCAGTACAGGCTTAGGAACAGGCATGGGGTGATGTCATATGTTATAGGCCTTGGTGTCAGTTCATATTTTGGAGATCTTAAAGACAGCAGAACAGATCTGTGGGTGAAGCCAAGTGTGCAGTTAGGGCTACAGTACCGGGTTGAAGATCACCTGCATATCCGCACAGAAATTGCATGGTATCGAATATCCGGTGCCGATTCACTTAATGATCAGGAAACAGGTATTTATGCTCGTAACCTTTCCTTCAGATCAGATAATTTTGAGTGGAATATGGTAGCCCTTTACCAATTTTTTAACAAGTTTTCAAGAACTAGATCGGTTACACTAAATCCATATGTGTTTGCAGGTGTAGGCTTAACCACTAATAATCCAAAAGCGCATTACAATGGAGAATGGCACCGATTACGCCCCCTCGAAACAGAAGGAGTCTCTTATAGTCCTGTTGCACTCTTTGTGCCATTTGGTTTAGGTTTAGCCTATCACGTGCACAGGAATTGGGATATCTCTGTGGAATGGGGTTACCGGGTTACTTTCACTGATTATCTGGATGATGTAAGTACCACCTTTAAGGGGGTGGAAAACTTCGATGATCCCCTGGCCAGGGCACTTTCCGACAGGCGCCCTGAAATGGGTTTACCCCCACTTGATGCAGGTAAAAAAAGAGGTAATACCGGGGTTAATGACTGGTACCTGATTACGGGGCTTAAAGTTACCTATATGCCATTCTTAAGGATTAAGAACCCTAAACATCGTTAATCAATTTTCATTTTTCTAAGCATCAGGGCAATCAGCAGGCCTTTGCCTGCGGGTCTGGAATACAAATTTTGCACGATGTAAGGAGGAGGGAGCAGTACAAGGTAGAACCGATCTTATTGTTAGTTTCACCTGTTGAAAGAACATGTGTAATGAGTATACATTTGTGCAGATCGGTTTTATTTAATCCATAGATTGCCCAGTTTAAGGATTTTTCTATGCCATATACATGCTTCAATTTTTATATGAAATATACCGCTAGATTTTTTTTAACCTGCTTTCTCTTCTCTATAGCATCCCTGGCAGAGGCTCAGTTTCGCCAGGGAATAGATGAACCGGTAAGTATATATAAAAGACAAAACCGCCATGGGGTATTTTCCTATACAGCAGGTTTTGGTTTAAGCTCATATTTTGGTGATCTTAAAGATGACAGAAAGCAACTCTGGGCAAAGCCAAGTGCCCAGCTGGGAGTACAGTACCGAGTAAACGACCGTTTACACTTCAGGTCTGAAATCATCTGGTACCGCATTTCAGGAGCAGATTCTTTAAACGACCCTAATACCGGAATATACAACAGGAATTTATCTTTTCGTGCTGATAATTTTGAGTTGAACCTGGTAGGGCTGGTTCACCTTTTTAATAAATATTCGCTTGCCAACCCGCCTGTAAATCCATATATTATTGCAGGTGTTGGCCTTACCACCAATAATCCCAAAGCGTTTTACAACGATGCATGGCATGCCCTGAGACCTCTTAAAACAGAAGGAGCGTCCTATAATGCTATTATGCCTGTATTCCCTGTAGGAGCAGGCCTGGCAATTCATTTGCATAAGAACTGGGATGTGTCTCTGGAGCTGGGCTATAGATTTACATTTACAGATTACCTCGATGATGTGAGCACCAGCTATGTTGGGATCGAGAATTTTGAGGATCCCCTTGCCCGGGCATTATCTGATCGCAGGCCTGAAATGGGTTTAAACCCCCTGCCTCCCGGCAACAGAAGGGGTAATAGTACAGGCTTCGATGGATACCTGATAACAGGTATCAAAATTGTGTTTACCCCTGATAAAATCCCGGAAGAAGTACTTAGAATTCAGAAATAAATTCAGCCTTTTTTCGCATTTTAATTTTCTCCACTATAACCTGCTATGTGATCGCAGGTTATAGTGCCTTATTGATATTTGATTTATTTTCACCCTCTCGACCTACCCATTCAAATAGTGAACAGACTTTTATTTTGAACAGACTTGGAAAGTACTTATTCAGGTGTTTATATGGTTAGATTAATGTTTTATGTTCAAACCTGAATTCTGACACAGTGTCTGTTTAGACTAAAGAGATCCTGAATTATTTTTTTAATCTGATGTTTTGGCTGATTTATTAATTTGAAATCAGATACTCCCAGGCTGTTTCACGAATTCAGCCTGGGTATTTTCTTTTTCAGCCTCCATAAATGCCCATTCAGCCAAAATCCTAAGTATTTATTTATCTGCCTCATGCTATTTAAGTTTCTGAAACTGTTTTCATTAAATTTTGATCAGCATGAAACCAACTGAATTTTGTACAGCTGATTTAACTTGATAAAGGCTGAGGCTGACTGATTTCCAAATTACAATCATGAATTAAGCTGATTTTAGTCATAAGTTTCCAGATGCTGTATTTCTAGTTTTGAATAGCAAAATTAGATCTTATGGTCAATTACAGATCAAGGCGATTTCTATTCAGATACAGCCTGATACCCCCCAAAAAATGGAGAATGGCAGCCATACTGCTGGTAGCCGCTTTCTTCGGCCTTGGTTTCTATGTGCTTAAGCTCAGTAATGCTGTCTCTTACCTATCAGACGATCCCAAAGCCTGCATCAACTGCCATTTAATGACACCGCAGTACATTACCTGGAATCACAGCTCTCACCGGGAAGTGGCACATTGCAACGACTGTCACGTACCACAGGATAATTTGTTCAGTAAGTTTTATTTCAAAGCCAAAGATGGCTTATACCACTCTTCAATTTTTACCCTAAGGGCCGAGCCACAGGTAATACAGGCCCTGCAGCCTTCTGTGGAAGTAATTCAAAGCAACTGTATCAGGTGCCATGAAGACAGGGTAGTAGACAGCAAACTTACTGCTTCTGTTTCTGATCATGCAGTACACAGAACTGACCGCACCTGCTGGGAATGCCACAGAGAAGTGCCGCACGGCCGGGTAAAAAGTCTTTCGTCAGTAGGAATGCAAATTGAAAATATAGAAGTACACACAAAGGAAAAAGCTGCCATCATTCCTCAATGGCTAAAAGAACAATAGAAGAGAATAAGAAAACCACCAACCCAGCTGCAAAATAAGTCTCCACATCTGCAGATGAAAGAGGCTTCGCATTAACAAATTTCTCTTGACCAAAATAACAACCATACTCAAATGAAAAACTGGATATTATTCCTGGGGACTTTAGTGGCAGTGTTTCTGTTGGCGAT of the Flammeovirgaceae bacterium 311 genome contains:
- a CDS encoding DegT/DnrJ/EryC1/StrS aminotransferase (COG0399 Predicted pyridoxal phosphate-dependent enzyme apparently involved in regulation of cell wall biogenesis), yielding MNDKIWLSSPHMGENELKNIKEAFHDNWIAPLGPHVNGFEQDIADYLGEGVYAAALSSGTAALHLALVILGVEAGDEVLCQSLTFSASANPIAYQGATPIFVDSEEKSWNISPEHLEFAIKDRIQKGKKPKAIIVVHLYGMPAQMDRIMEIADKFEIPVVEDAAEALGASFKGRKLGTFGAISILSFNGNKIITTSGGGALVSQHERYVMRARFLATQARDAAPHYQHSNIGYNYRMSNICAGIGRGQMDVLEERVAKRRSNYAFYKISLSGYDSIHFLEEPGEEYFSNRWLTTILVDETGGFSREDLRLGLEKDNIESRPLWKPMHLQPVFEKFPFYGGGTSDRLFEKGLCLPSGSNLSDENLKRVVQQIRAVIQASI
- a CDS encoding Rieske (2Fe-2S) domain-containing protein (COG2220 Predicted Zn-dependent hydrolases of the beta-lactamase fold) is translated as MKITAIGHAGLKVQTEDATLLMDPWLSPEGNFQASWFQFPDNSHLLSDQELFKPTAIIISHEHLDHCDPWFLSRVDPEVPVIVPKYPSQILKQKILQGGKREIIEVNEWDTYEITPGTKVFFVKEPPMNHDSAIIIQANGQTLLNMNDARLFPMQLRDIKQKVGGTIHTFAFQGSGASWFPILYDFDEEQMDKLRRQKRAAKMSYCYKTMKIVEPVIGLPFAGPPCFLDPVLFDINEEMEEGIFPDQFQVAEYLESKNFTNIEVLLPGDTWDAAAEQKIGDPHWETLEDSRLDYLKKYQERRIDRIQQVYDRHPFPEESQWEPFKAYFEELLAMSPYFNEKINMKVGFEITGQGGGDWHVDFREGKEGVGKGVEDCGYIYSFESRWLPPILARDVPWEDFFLSLRFKARRNPDIYNDHLLGLLKFADQEALDEVMKFETTPMSDERITIHSDGKTYSVSRYCPHAGNDFLTSGEVLPGGIFRCLAHHYDFDLKTGECITSACDKLKVERIQ
- a CDS encoding polysaccharide biosynthesis protein CapD (COG1086 Predicted nucleoside-diphosphate sugar epimerases) — encoded protein: MNNPVKSFLLNKALPRWIVLSIDQLINCTAFAFAFFLLFRFEFSLILRGYFFIYVGLYCLISLGVFFLMRIHTGLIRYSSLYDAYRIFTAVLASNVVYAVVAFFWVTPEYPLVAVNILSVLLVSFFISSSLLIKLRIGIKSLYHYIKYNSPDSVQEKVLIYGSDGFSVLAMQALETSGMGRLTVVGFIDTDSDKVHKHIQQKCVYHTSELEKLKYKRQIDKLVAFDEDLKSENKKQVFEKCLELGINVITIPSPDQWMSGQLSMNQMKNLKIEDLLQRSPIVIENENIASELAGKRILITGAAGSIGSEIVRQVLNYNPAMVVLCDQAETPLHELMLEVEEAFPDANLYPFVGDIQNFNRMYTLFDQFSPQLVYHAAAYKHVPMMEGNPTEAILTNVQGTKNLADLSMTFDVEKFVMISTDKAVNPTNVMGTSKRIAEIYVQSLQRMNTGHGKSNSSAPQTKFITTRFGNVLGSNGSVIPRFRAQIEKGGPVTVTHPDITRYFMTIPEAVQLVLEAGTMGKGGEIFCFDMGEPVKIVDLARKMIKLSGYKPDVDIKIIFTGLRPGEKLYEELLSKEESTAPTYHKKIQVSNVREYNYHQVSKDINELLSLNSDGDDLKVVKKMKQIVPEFISKNSKYQRLDEYSRTNK
- a CDS encoding cytochrome c nitrate reductase, small subunit (COG3005 Nitrate/TMAO reductases, membrane-bound tetraheme cytochrome c subunit) — encoded protein: MAAILLVAAFFGLGFYVLKLSNAVSYLSDDPKACINCHLMTPQYITWNHSSHREVAHCNDCHVPQDNLFSKFYFKAKDGLYHSSIFTLRAEPQVIQALQPSVEVIQSNCIRCHEDRVVDSKLTASVSDHAVHRTDRTCWECHREVPHGRVKSLSSVGMQIENIEVHTKEKAAIIPQWLKEQ